One genomic region from Oryzias melastigma strain HK-1 linkage group LG19, ASM292280v2, whole genome shotgun sequence encodes:
- the LOC112141810 gene encoding microfibril-associated glycoprotein 4, producing MQSAGLLSVLVLVPQLVGGLPGVPPVDCSDIYEQDNSRPSGVYTVYPVEDTYGVQVFCDMDSLGGQWMVFQRRMDGSLNFYRPWDYYRTGFGSADGEIWLGLENLFQLCLRKKYELLVDMEDFEGNKAYARYSSFSVGPETEGYKLEVTGFTDGGAGDSLSYINGMMFSTFDKDQDMWYKNCAGLSLGAFWYKECTYVNPNGVYLWGKYSKHQAVGVEYEGWKGNNYSLKSISLKIRPVK from the exons ATGCAGAGTGCTGGTCTGCTGTCAGTCCTGGTCCTGGTTCCTCAGCTGGTCGGCGGTCTTCCTGGGGTTCCTCCTGTGGACTGCAGTGATATCTACGAGCAGGACAACAGCAGACCCAGTGGAGTTTACACCGTCTATCCTGTAGAAGACACATATGGTGTCCAG GTGTTCTGTGACATGGATTCCCTCGGAGGACAGTGGATG GTCTTCCAGAGGAGGATGGACGGTTCTTTGAACTTCTACAGACCCTGGGATTATTACAGGACGGGTTTTGGTTCTGCTGATGGAGAGATCTGGCTCG GTCTGGAGAATCTCTTCCAGCTCTGTTTGAGGAAGAAATACGAGCTGCTGGTCGACATGGAAGACTTTGAAGGAAACAAGGCGTACGCTCGCTACTCCTCCTTCTCTGTTGGTCCAGAGACTGAAGGATACAAACTGGAGGTGACGGGATTCACCGATGGAGGAGCAG gagaCTCTCTGAGTTACATCAATGGAATGATGTTCTCCACCTTTGACAAAGACCAGGACATGTGGTACAAAAACTGTGCAGGACTTTCTTTAGGGGCGTTCTGGTATAAGGAGTGTACCTACGTAAACCCGAACGGCGTTTATCTCTGGGGCAAATACTCAAAGCACCAGGCAGTCGGCGTGGAGTATGAAGGCTGGAAGGGTAATAACTACTCTCTGAAGAGCATCAGCTTGAAGATCCGTCCTGTCAAATAA